Proteins encoded in a region of the Variovorax sp. PAMC 28711 genome:
- the trxA gene encoding thioredoxin TrxA: MASDLIKHISDASFEADVLKSGKPVLVDYWAEWCGPCKMIAPILDEVSNTYEGKLQIAKMNVDENRDIPAKFGIRGIPTLMLFKDGQLAATKVGAMSKAQLTAFIDQQLA, from the coding sequence ATGGCCAGCGACCTCATCAAACATATCTCCGATGCATCCTTTGAAGCCGACGTGCTCAAGTCCGGCAAACCGGTGCTCGTCGACTACTGGGCAGAGTGGTGCGGTCCGTGCAAGATGATTGCGCCGATCCTCGACGAAGTGTCGAACACCTACGAAGGCAAGCTGCAAATCGCCAAGATGAATGTCGACGAGAACCGCGACATCCCCGCCAAGTTCGGCATCCGTGGCATCCCCACGCTGATGCTGTTCAAGGATGGCCAGCTGGCGGCAACGAAGGTCGGCGCCATGAGCAAGGCACAACTGACGGCGTTCATCGACCAACAACTGGCCTGA
- the rho gene encoding transcription termination factor Rho, with product MHLNELKALHVSEVLKQAEALEIENVGRMRKQELMFAIIKKRAKAGEQVFADGVLEILPDGFGFLRSPDTSFTASTDDIYISPSQVRRFNLHTGDMVEGEVRTPKDGERYFALTKLDKVNDGLPESNKHKVMFENLTPLFPKEQMKLERDGVKSEENITGRVIDIIAPIGKGQRALLVAPPKSGKTVMMQHIAHAIAANYPDVHMMVLLVDERPEEVTEMQRTVKGEVIASTFDEPAARHVHVAEMVIERAKRLVELKKDVVILLDSITRLARAYNNVVPSSGKVLTGGVDSNALQRPKRFLGAARNVEEGGSLTIIGTALIDTGSRMDEVIFEEFKGTGNSEIHLDRRLYEKRVFPSIQLNRSGTRREELLLAPEILQKTRILRQLMYNMDEVESMELMLKNMKATKTNVEFFDMMRRGG from the coding sequence ATGCACTTAAACGAACTCAAGGCACTGCACGTGTCTGAAGTCCTCAAGCAGGCCGAAGCCCTTGAGATTGAAAACGTCGGCCGCATGCGCAAGCAGGAGCTGATGTTCGCCATCATCAAGAAGCGCGCGAAAGCGGGCGAACAGGTGTTTGCGGACGGCGTGCTCGAAATCCTGCCCGACGGCTTCGGTTTCCTGCGCAGCCCCGACACCAGCTTCACCGCCAGCACCGACGACATCTACATCTCGCCGAGCCAGGTGCGTCGCTTCAACCTGCACACCGGCGACATGGTCGAAGGCGAAGTGCGCACGCCCAAAGACGGCGAACGCTATTTCGCGCTGACCAAGCTCGACAAGGTCAACGACGGGCTGCCCGAGAGCAACAAGCACAAGGTGATGTTCGAGAACCTGACGCCACTGTTCCCCAAGGAACAGATGAAGCTGGAACGCGACGGCGTCAAGAGCGAAGAGAACATCACCGGCCGTGTCATCGACATCATCGCGCCGATCGGCAAGGGCCAGCGCGCCCTGCTGGTGGCACCGCCCAAGAGCGGCAAGACGGTGATGATGCAGCACATCGCGCACGCCATCGCGGCCAACTACCCCGATGTCCACATGATGGTGCTGCTCGTTGACGAGCGCCCTGAAGAAGTGACCGAAATGCAGCGCACCGTGAAGGGCGAAGTCATCGCTTCGACCTTCGACGAGCCTGCAGCCCGCCACGTGCACGTCGCCGAAATGGTGATCGAGCGCGCCAAGCGCCTGGTCGAGCTCAAGAAGGACGTCGTGATCCTGCTCGACTCGATCACCCGCCTCGCCCGCGCCTACAACAACGTGGTGCCCTCGTCGGGCAAGGTGCTGACCGGTGGCGTTGACTCCAACGCGCTGCAGCGCCCCAAGCGCTTCCTCGGTGCCGCGCGCAACGTGGAAGAAGGCGGTTCGCTGACGATCATCGGCACCGCGCTGATCGACACCGGCAGCCGCATGGACGAAGTGATCTTCGAAGAGTTCAAGGGCACCGGCAACTCCGAAATCCACCTGGACCGCCGCCTGTACGAAAAGCGCGTGTTCCCGTCGATCCAGCTCAACCGCAGCGGCACGCGCCGCGAAGAATTGCTGTTGGCGCCCGAGATCCTTCAGAAGACCCGCATCCTGCGTCAGCTCATGTACAACATGGACGAAGTCGAATCGATGGAGTTGATGCTCAAGAACATGAAGGCGACCAAGACCAACGTCGAGTTTTTCGACATGATGCGTCGCGGCGGCTGA